The Verrucomicrobiota bacterium genome has a window encoding:
- a CDS encoding DUF4037 domain-containing protein, producing MPALQLILLPAEKRRMVEQIRDGLRRVPHIQAIVLGGSHASGLARLDSDLDIGVYYREGCPVSVDEVRAFAEGIARPETRPVVTGFYEWGPWVNGGAWIQTPVGKVDLLYRNLDQVETTLAEGQRGVWRHDYDQQPPYGFRSVIYFGETEACVPLHDPHGQIARLKEAIRTYPERLKARIVQGSLWGAEFSLLHARQFAERADVYGAAGCLTRVAQYLIQALFALNERYFLSDKDAARVVEGLPLHPPHFQSRLAGVLTRAGADASELHASVIRMREIWRDTVELTNGTYRSRFEWERSARGDALG from the coding sequence ATGCCCGCGCTGCAGCTGATTCTTTTGCCCGCCGAGAAGCGACGGATGGTCGAACAAATCCGTGATGGCCTTCGCCGGGTCCCCCACATCCAGGCCATTGTGTTGGGCGGCTCCCACGCGTCTGGCCTGGCCCGTCTCGATTCGGATCTGGACATCGGCGTCTACTACCGCGAGGGCTGTCCCGTTTCGGTCGACGAGGTTCGCGCCTTTGCCGAGGGGATTGCCCGGCCGGAGACGCGCCCCGTCGTCACGGGCTTTTACGAATGGGGGCCCTGGGTAAACGGCGGTGCATGGATCCAGACGCCGGTGGGCAAAGTGGACCTGCTTTATCGAAACCTGGACCAGGTGGAAACCACCCTCGCCGAAGGCCAACGCGGCGTGTGGCGTCACGATTACGATCAGCAGCCGCCTTACGGGTTTCGTAGCGTGATCTACTTCGGCGAGACCGAAGCCTGCGTGCCCCTGCATGATCCGCACGGCCAGATTGCCCGGCTCAAAGAAGCGATCCGCACCTACCCGGAACGGCTCAAAGCGCGGATTGTCCAAGGCAGTTTATGGGGCGCGGAGTTCAGTTTGCTCCATGCTCGCCAGTTTGCCGAGCGGGCCGATGTGTACGGTGCGGCTGGCTGCCTGACCCGGGTGGCTCAGTACCTGATCCAAGCGCTCTTTGCGTTGAACGAACGCTACTTTCTGAGTGACAAGGATGCGGCACGCGTCGTCGAGGGTCTGCCGTTGCACCCGCCCCATTTCCAGTCGCGCCTGGCAGGCGTGCTGACTCGGGCCGGGGCTGACGCCTCCGAACTTCACGCCTCCGTGATACGTATGCGTGAGATTTGGCGGGACACCGTCGAGCTCACCAACGGCACTTACCGATCCCGGTTTGAATGGGAAAGGTCGGCTCGGGGTGATGCCTTGGGATAG
- a CDS encoding esterase family protein, with protein sequence MNRPSKRLGRSIAITVALVIAGASHIASAQTPKLPPGANTTNPNDPFYIDLSGLTFNTTPPTRNPANPKYPPATELPDGTMPPKGADGNYIIGPTHNPAPEAIAQNVPKGSVSTFTMTSEQSRVYNPGFVRDESSPNAAVNSASTVPGDPSNVIIPTSHPGTWTRSVSVYIPAGLTGCKKAPLLVVGDGGGPRDTVLFAVLDNLIHQQQLPPMVAVTIEAGGQDAQGSERGFEYDAVSGTYAEFVERSVLPLVERMKGIRVTRDPDGRATMGISSSGAAAFTMAWFHPELYHRVLAYSPTMVNQQWPHSTALRGGAWEYHSPWTGPVGPLLNANGFGLPTPSSLTLGSPLIPNSPRKPIRFWFEVGDRDLWYPNPLDDGMHDWVLADENMAKVLADKGYHYQFIFARNADHVDDATFSQTLGYALQWVWQGYQRSDRDDDDD encoded by the coding sequence ATGAATCGACCTTCCAAAAGGCTAGGTCGTTCGATTGCGATCACGGTTGCTCTCGTGATTGCGGGCGCATCCCACATAGCATCGGCGCAGACCCCGAAGCTACCGCCCGGCGCCAACACGACCAATCCGAACGATCCGTTCTATATCGACCTCAGTGGGCTGACCTTCAATACGACCCCGCCGACGCGCAATCCGGCCAATCCCAAGTACCCGCCGGCGACCGAGCTACCTGATGGGACGATGCCGCCGAAAGGGGCCGACGGCAACTACATCATTGGGCCTACGCACAATCCGGCGCCGGAGGCGATCGCACAGAACGTGCCGAAGGGCAGCGTCTCCACGTTCACGATGACCTCGGAGCAGAGCCGGGTATACAACCCCGGGTTCGTCCGCGATGAGAGCTCACCCAATGCCGCAGTGAATTCAGCGTCCACCGTCCCTGGGGATCCATCCAACGTGATCATCCCCACCAGTCATCCGGGAACATGGACGCGTTCGGTGTCGGTCTACATACCGGCGGGGTTGACCGGGTGCAAGAAGGCCCCGCTGCTCGTCGTCGGTGATGGCGGCGGCCCGCGCGACACCGTCCTCTTTGCTGTACTCGACAACCTGATCCACCAGCAGCAACTCCCGCCGATGGTCGCGGTGACTATCGAGGCAGGAGGCCAGGACGCGCAGGGAAGCGAGCGCGGATTCGAGTACGACGCGGTCTCCGGCACGTATGCCGAGTTCGTCGAGAGGAGTGTGCTGCCGCTCGTCGAGCGCATGAAAGGCATACGCGTGACCCGCGATCCGGACGGTCGGGCGACCATGGGCATCAGCTCGAGCGGCGCGGCCGCCTTCACAATGGCTTGGTTCCATCCGGAGCTGTACCACCGCGTTTTGGCTTACTCGCCGACGATGGTCAACCAGCAGTGGCCTCACAGCACTGCATTGCGTGGCGGCGCCTGGGAATACCACAGCCCCTGGACGGGCCCGGTCGGGCCGCTACTGAACGCGAACGGCTTTGGCCTTCCGACTCCTAGCTCCTTAACGCTCGGCTCTCCGCTGATTCCCAACAGTCCGCGCAAACCGATTCGTTTCTGGTTTGAGGTCGGCGACCGTGATCTCTGGTACCCTAACCCGCTGGACGACGGGATGCACGACTGGGTGCTGGCGGACGAAAACATGGCCAAGGTTCTCGCAGACAAAGGCTACCACTACCAATTCATCTTTGCCCGGAATGCGGACCACGTTGATGACGCAACCTTTTCACAGACCTTGGGCTATGCACTCCAATGGGTCTGGCAGGGCTATCAGCGTTCAGATCGGGATGACGATGACGATTAG